The Amphiura filiformis chromosome 15, Afil_fr2py, whole genome shotgun sequence region TTGTTTAAGTTGTTTCAATTTCATAACCTTTTCAATATACCGTAAACATTCGTCTAATGGCGCCATGGGCTCACTTGGCATAAGTGGAGTTTTAGGCATAACTTAAGAGTGTCCtgccgtaaaattcccaccagcaaattagGGCACGGAACCTTCTTGTTGGGATTTGATAGCAGGGGCTCGCtaattgcacatgaaatttaccccaaggcaacaacggagcccaagtgcgccattaggcgaatctggAAGTATCATCTAACCCAATGGTAAGGTACATATACCATATTTCACGGTCAATGCAAACACTTGCACACGTCCCGTTTGATTTGATttcaaccatctctaaattccgctgttacactcatagaaatgacttgttcgccttgttggcgcaattcaaaaggagtaagtttggacaactcaaaaatagtgtaaaagtttccaaaacaaaattcgttttagttatccgaacttaaaaatgctgaaaaagctcaaaagttccgtcaactaatcaactttgttggcattacttaaaaagttgatgtaagtcgttgcgtcaactttttaacttagaaaaataaacaaggttcaaagaaccaattagttgagttattgtaactcaacatgtaagttgatgtaactcattcatattaagttactgctacttattgttttgagttattccaatttggtactttgttacttaattcacgtaattggatcattttctgcacaattagcagtattcaaatatttatttttgtaatcagtgcaaaaatttctagaaaattatgctaacctaggctagtttcattttctgagttgtaacaactcaataaagtaagtgcaaatgagtgcgaccaatataatgatatcgagtcagcgttactcaaaattttacgcgttggcattactcggaaagttgacgcaacgacttacatcaacttactgagtaatgccaacgaaaaatttctatgagtgtactgattgctctttcaaactcttATACTTCCACCACGTCTTTAATTAACACATGAAAACAATTCAGTCCATTTCTGCTATTTTAACTTGGCATCATCCAATGAAAAACATCATTCCATTCATAGAATAATTATCATCAACGAAAATACTTTAACTTGCTAACCATATTATTAATCGTTTGCAGTCGGACTATTAGTATTTGAAACTCGGTGTTGCAAAACATAGGTTATCAAAAAGATATTAATCTTGGTATCCCATCCTAATAAATCTTATTATTTCTAGATGATGCCAACTATGATGGCGCAGACAGGGCGGCGTTTGCACAAATTCCTCTTGAAGTTGGTACATGGTCGTGGTGGGAACCGGAAAATAATGGTAACTACCTTGTGGGCAACATCTCCGTCACGCACCTGCTGTATGACTGTCGTCCAGTACAAGAAATGTTCTTTGGAAGATCAAAATATGATGGAAGTAAGGAGttgtttattttgatattattattcgCCCTTCATAGCCCTTTCATAGTGTCTTTCCTTCAGGTGGTATAAAATCGGTAACCCAGATCggtaaccaaaaaaaaaaagcaaaaaaaaaagcgtGACTCAATGATTCGGTTGTAGTtcgcaaaatcggagcacttgaTGATGTTTTGACCCacatagagccaaaaacgtgacctttgaccttttcattaATAACTCAAGAATGGTATGTTCTAGATTTTTCGGAATCCTTacgactagaggaatacattaaaatggttttcaacacaatttgagcaagtttgaaatttgaacctgtGTAAAgttgaccttttcccgccaaaagctactccggttcaattgctatcattcatttttgtgtagcccatgatgtcaactacctatggtaGCAGTgcaactttgcccccccccccccactggtaCCAAACACCCCATCTGAGGGGTCAGGCTCATACAGTATTTGTCTCTTATCGTATTTCTTTATATCCATCAGAGTATTACTACACAGCACTGAGTGGAACATTCCATAACTACCAATATGGAATCATGAATCCGGACAAGTACTTCACAGTTCCACAGTTTTGTCCAAAGGAATTTTCAAGTGTAAGTAACTATTTTAATGCActgattttgttttctattttttgTGTACCCCTAAATAAATATTCCCgcaataaaatgtttttgataatacatgtatatagtaaaAAATATAAATGGAACAACGCCATGTATTGATTTCAagatctccccccccccccaccccattgAATGACAAAAATCCTGAATTTTTAATAATCTGGTTTGAGAAAAGAATTTCGAAAGTTAATGGAGTTACTTAACTCAGAAGCCAATATCAAAGATATTAaaagtgatgtgatcaagcaaaatcagtcggaagtcggaaatattaattttgagataataGCCAAACATCTTTGTCCTGATCCTCTACATTTTCCGAAAGTAACCAAAGATATCAAATGTAGATAATAACCAACGCGAATTGGTTGTTGTGattattattgtttgtttttttgttgattttttgggGGGCAATGCGATTCCGGGTCCATGTCTATTTTTATGCTGGTTTTGATTTATATAAACTAACGTATGCATGTATAGTAAAGAATAAAGACTGCTAATTGGAACCAACACCATGTACTGGTTTCAAGCGAAACTCACAGTTCCAtcgtttttgtattttttttgggggattattctgaaatacccTGCACCCTGCTCACAAATATAACATAACCCCTAACCCCCCTAATGATAACCctaatctaaccctaaccctaaccccaaccctaaaacACATACCGTTTTTTAGCTAACCGGCCCAAAGCACATAACGTACATAGCCTGTACATTATGTCACATGAAAGAAAGTTGGATTCTCAAATACACTAAATTCTTTATTCATTACCAAAGTAAAAGGTAAAttttaataaggccaaaaaaaaaattgttgtgttgccctcaagtggaaaaatgggaaagttgggtcgggcggtcggatttttttttttaccttcttatttaaaaaatcccctcaaatattaaataatgcttcttcaattaggagacatttgtcaattttgacttctggatacctgttagacatcaattaaagactagtctttcaatataatattaattttaagtgaaaaacattgattttttgaacaaatctgtaaaaataaaaaaaaaaaaaaaaattgcgaccctgatttttcaggatttaggaccggacggttgagggcaacacaacaatttttttttttttgcctaacttaTGGTTTTATTTTATCTTAACAGGAGGCGCCTGGATGGCCAATAGAACTCAACTCGGCTAGTCATTATCGACCATTTTCACCAATTGATCTTCTCCACAGAGATTTCAATGATCTGTCATCGTGGCCTAGAACACCAGTTGAATGAAAAACTTCACGATAAGGGGGTAAAAAGATGAAATAAAATTTAGGTTTTGAcacatttttatattataaacTAATAAATGTCAGCACCCCAGccaacacactacgttttcacgacgttGACTGACGTTGTAATTAGGTTGAAAATACGTAAATGtttgaactcgtattcgtgttgtgaacTCAAGCGTCCCTATTAAGTCCGATCGAACGTTGTAACATTATAACGTTACACataacgtcgaaacaacgtcataatgacgttatatcaaaGTCCGAAATCAGCGTcgaaataacgttgtcacaacacgaatacgagttcactaatttacgtatttacaacgtccGTAGATGACGTCGCGTTAGTCATGACTTTTATACGACGCTGTAACAACGTAAAATTGTTGGCTGGGATAGAGCTTTGAGAGTGGACGTGATTGTAAGTATTTTGACTCAAATAATACCAGCCGAATAGGCGTTATTTCATCGTTATAGTCGCCGTCATCTTTGGTCTATTTCAACAAACAGATGCACACCCCCTCTAGAAGAGTTTCCGACCAGTTATGATTtggaaatccatattttcaaagtGTCTAAATACGAAAAAAATCCATGATTTTGTATACATTTAATGTTTTATCGCATTTCCAAggtttttccagtaacattggcaactggaattccagtcgttttcaggaagCAAACCTGGAAATCCAGGCATTTCTTTTAATGAAAATGTACTCCTCTACAGGGGTGTGGATTATCTGGAAGACCCGCAAAGAAGTGAATGGACTAGCTGCAGCAAAGCAGAATGCTGAACTATATTAAAAACGGACTCTCTAGATGAAGCGGGAAGATTGGCAATCAATGGGATATGCCTGCGTGGGGCACATACCATGAATCATATAATCAAGGCCAAGgcggtgtgtgttgggggggggggggagtggggTAGGGTTGTACGTGCTAatgaattgtcatctttactgtCCTGCGTTTGAGTGGCGACTCTTTTTAAACCACTGGTATTACGTAACAGAACTTAAAATGACGCCACCTATTTCCTTTACATACGTAAACAAATAATTTAACCAACCTATTTCTTTCACGTTACTATTTGTTGCATATTTTGAGTGTATATTTCACCACAATCTCTAATTAAGCAACACACACCAAGAACACTGTCGCCTTTGGGTTTAATATGCTATACAGAGCAAGCCTGTAATATCATAGTTTGAAATAATGAAGAAAAAGATAGTATATGAGTTGACATTTAATCTTAGAATCAGAGAAGCATTTTAATTGAATTTAACACATTTCACATTAAATAGTTTGTTAAGACGTAAATGTACTTGTATCGATTGATAATATGTACCCGGGATATTTTATCACCTATCCTTTTTTTCTGCAAATACTTTGGATGCATCTCATGCGATGCAGCGCTAATAAGAAAACGACAGGAACTCTTGAAATTATATCACAGGAGGAATTGAAAGCTATATTTACAAATAAGGTAGATAGCTGCCTTATTGATTACCGTTCGAAAATTTAGGACTGCATACTAATGGAGACCTTCAGTACTTAATATACTGTAAATAGACTAATCCCAAAcaatcctttaagggggtactacacccctcgataagtttgtgtctatttttgcatttttctcacaaactaataacacagtggtaacaaaagctatgtatattataggggcaaggaatccaattactacactggaatttcagtgacccaagacaagccgttcgttatttatgataagaaaagaggtaccgctagaatgtacctcatttccgatcatatatactgaaccgcttgtcttgagtcactgaaatttcagtgtagtaattggattccttgccccaataataaacataacttttgttaccagtgtgttattattttgagaaaaatgcaaaaatagtcacaaatttactacagtgtagtaccccttaagggtagccatattgttggtcgaagcaaccaaaaatcgattgtcattatctaaatcaatatattattgaaaaataatactttgatgttttgcaaaagttcattctacaaattatatactttgaaaacttgtttgatttgttgttgttaatgagttatgtacgttttacaaaagtgttgttttttcagccctctttacaacataactcaagaaccacaaaagtatatctgtgatatttgaattcttctgcacactcgctatgaaatattGAATGCATTTTTTTCCAAAGCTCACCACCTTTCGCAAGACGCtgggaactaccaaatcgcaacagtttaaaatagttgctaaccttaatagcTTACCTCTTGTCTTCTACAGACGTATGTGTCGTggtcatgggcgtcaatcccggggcgACAGAGGGAACCTTTTCTCCCACCTTTCGGCTAAATgacccatattttgtacttttcagccactttttgacaattcaggccgattgttCCCCCACATTTTacgccggattggcgctaataaTGGTTGTGGTTTGCGATACTAAACCGCCAAATGCCTCAAGGTACTTGTTGTGGAACCATGGATTTCTATACAAGCACCTATACTTTTCTATTAGGTACCAAATGATATGTGTTTTTTTTCTACAGGCTGTATTAAAATGAtcggtacccatcaattttgatatttattaaaaagcctgcctcttccaaatgcaacattgaatattcttgaaatgtccagaatgtatagtttatgacttgtcaTACAATCACTCTACAAACTAGTTGGATGATATGTTGAATATTGATgcgtcagactcatccattatcaacaAAAACGGATGGgtagcaatcattttgatacagcttgtatccagtaataccataatacgTACCAATACGTCCACATGGCGttatggtgtcataatgtgagTGCGCTCTGGTAATTCTGGCTATTTATACTAAGCAATATCGTTACACTGAAATAAGAGAAATGTTGTTAATAAAGTTAAAACTCAATATGAAAAGAAATAGTTTACGTCTACAGattatgttctttatattttgACTCATTGTTGACTTCATTTTGGGCAAGATACGGCAATTAACTTGACAGGTATTAAGTTGACAACTAT contains the following coding sequences:
- the LOC140170894 gene encoding development-specific protein LVN1.2-like; this translates as MSTAHCQKWGILWTINGLKCVKAQLGGKLTESCVPDDANYDGADRAAFAQIPLEVGTWSWWEPENNGNYLVGNISVTHLLYDCRPVQEMFFGRSKYDGKYYYTALSGTFHNYQYGIMNPDKYFTVPQFCPKEFSSEAPGWPIELNSASHYRPFSPIDLLHRDFNDLSSWPRTPVE